A stretch of DNA from Pirellulales bacterium:
CGGTAGAACGCGAATTTTATGTCGACGCGGTCGCCCTTGCCCGAAAGTACGGCTTTATTCTCGTCAGCGATTTGGCGTATGCCGACGTTTGTTTCGACGGATATCAAGCGCCGAGTTTGCTCTCGGTGAAGGGAGCCAAAGAAGTGTCGGTCGAGTATACGACCATGAGCAAAGGTTTCAGTATGGCCGGCTGGCGAGTGGGGTTTTGTGCGGGAAATGCTGAAATCATTCGTGCGCTGGGGACGGTAAAGGCATATTACGATTACGGCATTTTCCGGCCAATCCAAATCGCCGCCATCATGGCGCTGCGGCATTGCGAAGCGGCGGTCGAAGCGCAGGCAAAAGCATACCAACACCGCCGCGACGTGTTGTGCGATGGGCTGCGTCGGATTGGCTGGGACGTGACACCGCCGCGGGCAAGTATGTTTGTTTGGGCGAAGATCCCAGACCCGTGGGCGAAACTCGGCTCGCTCGATTTTGCGATGAAACTACTCGAAGAAGGCAATGTTGTCGTCAGTCCTGGCGCAGGATTTGGCCCTGCCGGGGAAGGCTATTTGCGAATAGCGCTCATTGAGAACGAAAACCGAATCCGACAGGCGGTACGAAATATCGCCAATTGCCTGGAAATACAGCCGAAACCCATTGTGCAACCGATATCGGTTCATTGACCATCGGTCGTTTTGCCGTCGGTTTTGCAGGCGTTCGGGTTGTCACCTCAAATTTTTTACAAAATCGGCGATAGTGATAAGCTAAACTTGCGCATGAATTCGGCTCAGTTTCAACTGCATGCGCAAATCGAGGAGCGGCACTGGTGGTTTGTCGCTCGGCGGCGGATTTTGCGCGATATAGTGCGACAGATTGCCCCTTCCTCGGGCCACCGCGAGCAAATTGTCGTCGATATCGGTTGTGGCACTGGTGCCAATCTTGCGGCCCTAGCTGCGGAATTTCGCTGTGTCGGGGTCGATACTTCAGCCGAAGCCATTGAACTGGCGAAATCGCGCTTCTGCGGAATCACATTTCTGTGCGGCGATGCGCCGTCGGAAGTGCGGCCGTGGCTTGCGCGCGCCGACGTTGTTTTGTTAACGGATGTTCTTGAGCACGTTCTTGACGATCGGGGATTGCTGGAGTCGATCGTCGATATTTGCGCGCCTGGAGCGAAGCTCGTTATTACGGTTCCCGCCGAGATGAAGCTGTGGAGCCCGCACGATACAGCTTTCGGCCATTTTCGGCGTTATGATGCCAAGACACTGGCCCGCGTTTGGGCCGGTTTGCCGGTGAAACAGCGGATGTTGACGCACTTTAACCACCGCCTGTATCCTGCGGTGAAATTTGCTCGCTCACTAAGTCGTCTCCGCGGCCGCAGCTTTGGGTCGGTCGATACCGATTTCCGCTTGCCGGCGCAACCTGTCAACCGGTTGCTGGAGAGAATCTTCGCGGGAGAATCTCGGCATTTGCTGAAGGCGTTGGATGCAGATCGCCCAGCCTACGACCGCGGAGTGAGTCTAATCGCAGTCCTCGATTGCCACAATGTCGTCGAACCGCAACTGTTCGACGAGCCGCAGCCGGCCACGCCCGGAATTCCGGCACCTACTCAGCCGGAAATGGTGGAACTATAATACGCTCGGTGCAATTGGCAGGCGACTCCGCTGGCCGACTCGAAGTGTCGATGGCGTCTACATTTGCGCATTTACTGACAAAGCAGGGCTCGCATTACCGATCACAATGGATTCGATTTGCGCGTAAAAAAAGAGGGTTCTTGCTCGCCGGGACAAGAACCCTCCAAATTGGCTGTCCGAACTAGGTTTCCCATGTCCGGAGACCCACAGCCGTAGTGAGCGTATCGAACCGTACGCGCCCCGAACTTTAGGGAGTGCCACCAAGCCCGGAAGCGCCGGTACAATCGCACCCGACACAAACGCATTCGATTTGAAACACGGCTCGACAAAGCCGTAGAAAAGGCAATCCAAGCAGGTCATACCATGCGATCGAATCGAATTGCTATTCGTTCTGCTGGAAAGGCGCTTTTGTTTTCCAAGGTTCAA
This window harbors:
- a CDS encoding aminotransferase class I/II-fold pyridoxal phosphate-dependent enzyme, which produces MTQFNENEDPIDDVRPFQIQLAERMKRLPAYLFARLNQSMYQKRRTGEDVIDMGMGNPTDPPADLIIEKLAEAARDPKNHGYSPSLGIMNLRREVASRYLKKWGVRLDPEGEVIATLGSKEGFSHLCLALIGPGDTAIVPAPTYPAHLYAVSLASGNAITLEVADSERFLSNVAYVCQHIQPVPKMIILNYPHNPSTVTVEREFYVDAVALARKYGFILVSDLAYADVCFDGYQAPSLLSVKGAKEVSVEYTTMSKGFSMAGWRVGFCAGNAEIIRALGTVKAYYDYGIFRPIQIAAIMALRHCEAAVEAQAKAYQHRRDVLCDGLRRIGWDVTPPRASMFVWAKIPDPWAKLGSLDFAMKLLEEGNVVVSPGAGFGPAGEGYLRIALIENENRIRQAVRNIANCLEIQPKPIVQPISVH
- a CDS encoding class I SAM-dependent methyltransferase; amino-acid sequence: MNSAQFQLHAQIEERHWWFVARRRILRDIVRQIAPSSGHREQIVVDIGCGTGANLAALAAEFRCVGVDTSAEAIELAKSRFCGITFLCGDAPSEVRPWLARADVVLLTDVLEHVLDDRGLLESIVDICAPGAKLVITVPAEMKLWSPHDTAFGHFRRYDAKTLARVWAGLPVKQRMLTHFNHRLYPAVKFARSLSRLRGRSFGSVDTDFRLPAQPVNRLLERIFAGESRHLLKALDADRPAYDRGVSLIAVLDCHNVVEPQLFDEPQPATPGIPAPTQPEMVEL